A portion of the Suricata suricatta isolate VVHF042 chromosome 11, meerkat_22Aug2017_6uvM2_HiC, whole genome shotgun sequence genome contains these proteins:
- the RNF141 gene encoding RING finger protein 141, with amino-acid sequence MGQQISDQTQLVLNKLPEKVAKHVILVRESGSLTYEEFLGRVAELNDITAKMVSGQGKHLIFEVHPGSDSSAFWKMVVRVVCTKINKSTGIVEASRIMNLYQFIQLYKDITSQASGVLAMSCTSEDPDENSSSVASCQASLWMGRVKQLTDEEECCICMDGRADLILPCTHSFCQKCIDKWSDRHRNCPICRLQMTGANESWVVSDAPTEDDMANYILNMAEEAGQPLVP; translated from the exons ATGGGACAGCAAATTTCGGATCAGACACAGTTGGTTCTTAACAAGTTACCAGAAAAAGTAGCAAAACATGTCATATTGGTTCGAGAAAGTGGCTCCTTAACTTACGAAGAATTTCTTGGGAGAGTAGCTGAACTTAATGATAT AACTGCTAAAATGGTCTCTGGCCAGGGAAAACATCTTATTTTTGAGGTACACCCTGGGTCTGACTCCTCTGCCTTTTGGAAAATGGTTGTACGCGTGGTCTGTACCAAG attAACAAAAGCACTGGCATTGTGGAAGCATCACGGATCATGAATTTGTACCAGTTTATTCAGCTTTATAAAGACATCACAAGTCAGGCCTCAGGAGTATTGGCAATGAGCTGCACCTCTGAAGACCCTGATGAAAACTCATCATCTGTAGCATCTTGTCAGGCTAGTCTTTGGATGGGAAG GGTGAAGCAGCTGACTGACGAGGAGGAGTGTTGTATCTGCATGGATGGTCGGGCTGACCTCATCCTGCCTTGTACCCACAGCTTTTGTCAGAAGTGCATTGATAAATG GAGTGATCGACACAGGAATTGCCCCATTTGTCGCCTACAGATGACTGGAGCAAATGAATCTTGGGTGGTGTCAGATGCACCCACTGAAGATGATATGGCTAACTATATTCTTAACATGGCAGAGGAGGCAGGCCAGCCCCTTGTACCATGA